From the Bacillus tuaregi genome, one window contains:
- the tyrS gene encoding tyrosine--tRNA ligase has product MTLLEDLQWRGIIYQQTDEEGIKDTLEKESISLYCGVDPTADSMHIGHLLPFLTLRRFQQHGHRPIVLVGGATGMIGDPSGKSEERKLQTTEVIQHNVECIQKQLSHIFDFEGEQGAIMVNNYDWAGSMDIVTFLRDYGKHVGVNYMLAKDTIANRLDTGISFTEFTYTILQAMDFLHLYEKHDCKMQVGGSDQWGNITTGLELIRKMAPEGSKAFGLTIPLVTKADGTKFGKTESGAVWLDPEKTSPYEFYQFWINTADADVIKYLKFFTFLSKEEIEALEASVQAEPHLRKAQKALAEEMTRLIHGQESLDQAMKITEALFKGEIQNLTAAEIKQGFKDVPSYEHTTGEDINIVDLLIAAKIAPSKRQAREDVTNGAISINGERVTETDYLVTAKDRIEGQFTVVRRGKKKYYLIKY; this is encoded by the coding sequence ATGACTTTACTTGAAGATTTACAATGGAGAGGTATTATTTACCAGCAAACAGATGAAGAAGGTATTAAAGATACATTAGAAAAGGAGAGTATTTCCTTATATTGCGGTGTAGATCCGACAGCAGACAGTATGCATATCGGTCACTTATTACCATTTTTAACGTTAAGGCGATTCCAACAGCACGGACATCGTCCAATTGTTTTAGTGGGCGGAGCCACAGGGATGATCGGTGACCCAAGTGGAAAAAGTGAAGAGCGTAAACTGCAAACAACGGAAGTGATCCAGCATAATGTGGAATGCATCCAGAAACAATTGAGTCACATTTTTGATTTTGAGGGCGAACAGGGCGCCATTATGGTCAATAACTATGACTGGGCTGGCTCCATGGACATCGTGACATTCCTGCGTGATTACGGCAAGCATGTTGGGGTGAATTACATGCTGGCAAAGGACACGATTGCTAATCGCCTGGATACAGGAATTTCATTCACCGAATTTACATATACCATTTTACAGGCAATGGATTTCTTACACCTGTATGAAAAGCATGATTGTAAGATGCAGGTTGGCGGCAGTGACCAATGGGGAAATATCACTACAGGTTTGGAATTAATTCGAAAAATGGCACCTGAAGGCTCAAAGGCATTTGGCTTAACGATTCCGCTTGTGACTAAAGCAGATGGAACTAAATTTGGTAAAACGGAAAGCGGAGCAGTTTGGCTGGACCCTGAAAAAACATCTCCGTATGAGTTCTACCAATTCTGGATCAATACAGCTGATGCGGATGTCATCAAATATTTGAAGTTTTTCACTTTCTTATCGAAGGAAGAAATCGAAGCGCTGGAAGCATCTGTTCAAGCAGAGCCTCATTTACGTAAAGCGCAAAAAGCGTTAGCAGAAGAGATGACAAGATTAATTCATGGTCAGGAATCACTTGATCAGGCAATGAAAATTACTGAGGCGTTGTTTAAAGGTGAAATTCAAAACCTAACAGCAGCGGAAATTAAACAAGGCTTTAAAGATGTTCCATCCTATGAGCATACAACAGGTGAAGACATCAACATTGTTGATTTATTAATCGCTGCAAAAATTGCACCATCCAAAAGACAGGCACGAGAAGATGTGACAAATGGGGCTATATCTATTAATGGAGAACGCGTAACCGAAACAGATTATCTTGTGACTGCAAAAGACCGGATTGAAGGGCAGTTCACAGTCGTTCGCCGTGGTAAAAAGAAATACTACTTAATAAAATATTAA
- the rpsD gene encoding 30S ribosomal protein S4 gives MARYTGPSWKLSRRLGISLSGTGKELEKRPYAPGQHGPNQRKKLSEYGLQLQEKQKLRHMYGVNERQFRNLFDKAGKIAGIHGENFMVLLESRLDNIVYRLGLARTRRQARQLVNHGHILVDGKRVDIPSYRLQPGQTIGVREKSRNLDIIKEAIEVNNFVPDFLTFDADKLEGTFTRLPERSELPAEINEAFIVEFYSR, from the coding sequence ATGGCTCGTTATACAGGTCCAAGCTGGAAACTGTCTCGTCGTTTAGGTATTTCCTTAAGCGGCACTGGTAAAGAATTAGAAAAGCGTCCTTACGCTCCTGGACAACATGGTCCAAACCAACGTAAAAAACTATCTGAATATGGTTTACAATTACAAGAAAAGCAAAAGCTTCGCCATATGTATGGTGTAAACGAGCGTCAATTCCGCAATCTTTTTGATAAAGCCGGAAAAATCGCTGGTATCCACGGTGAAAACTTTATGGTTCTTTTAGAATCTCGCTTAGATAATATTGTTTACCGTTTAGGTTTAGCTCGTACTCGCCGTCAAGCTCGTCAGCTAGTTAACCACGGTCATATTCTAGTAGATGGAAAGCGCGTTGATATTCCTTCTTACCGCCTACAACCAGGCCAAACAATTGGTGTTCGTGAAAAATCACGTAACCTTGACATCATCAAAGAAGCAATCGAAGTGAACAACTTTGTCCCTGATTTCTTAACTTTTGATGCTGACAAATTAGAAGGTACTTTCACACGTTTACCAGAGCGTTCTGAATTACCAGCTGAAATTAACGAAGCATTCATCGTTGAGTTCTACTCTCGTTAA
- a CDS encoding sensor domain-containing diguanylate cyclase, whose product MELLEERIILNLKSRFFDMISTDYHQLRYDSILEEMLMTIKQLMQAEEVTLFHFDEKNEQLVVEASTHSERKRNLAAVHFTSEIHQALEMHQKVYRRPFNFEAFDQYDLLIPVRNNGTIQSYLVLKEEGMFCSKLTEKVLEKLSIECGLFLQKAQKLAKLIVEEKRYRQLFRVTEKVHSTMNMKSVLGEIIDSLKKVYPSFSYLLFLSQDHKGYDGLPIKEFNYTNNNIAIMQSYVTGTIQFEVSVTERQAILYAPLKGKQGVYGVLQVTSPNTLVFPKNEVEFITLLANTAGGAIENAQLYEQSKRLISDLQLINETSHHLNSNLRLTETMAYMADQIVKSLKAEEVGFIQFNAEGSQRHIQQGSTRFFFTKDAKSYIDYFYEKIQSEQDSLFIGDLKLPNEMKHVTLYKSAMAVPMSQSNVLNGFVLVLHRDSYAFSFDTYKLFLSLIHHSTLAFTNTLLREKLERLVVTDHLTKLYSRKYLDEQIHQSMQFDEGAVFILIDIDNFKVVNDTYGHQVGDEVIIQVSNVIHDNIRGTDIGARWGGEELAVYLPRVPLETGVKIAERLVRKVRESTDPSVTISCGVTCWKKEDGDDYRNLFKRADNALYMAKKTGKNKVVTEPC is encoded by the coding sequence ATGGAATTGCTCGAGGAACGTATCATTCTGAATTTAAAAAGTCGTTTTTTTGATATGATCTCTACAGATTACCATCAATTGCGATATGATTCTATATTGGAAGAAATGCTTATGACAATTAAACAGTTGATGCAGGCTGAAGAGGTAACGCTTTTTCATTTTGATGAAAAAAACGAACAGCTGGTTGTGGAGGCTTCCACCCATTCAGAAAGGAAACGAAACCTCGCTGCAGTTCATTTTACCTCGGAAATTCATCAAGCATTAGAAATGCATCAAAAAGTCTACCGAAGACCTTTCAATTTTGAGGCCTTTGACCAATATGATTTATTGATTCCTGTTAGAAATAATGGTACTATCCAAAGCTATCTCGTCTTGAAGGAAGAAGGCATGTTTTGTTCAAAATTAACTGAGAAAGTTCTTGAAAAGTTAAGTATTGAATGTGGGCTGTTTCTGCAAAAGGCTCAAAAGCTTGCCAAGCTCATTGTTGAGGAAAAACGATACAGACAGCTGTTTCGTGTTACTGAAAAAGTGCATTCTACTATGAATATGAAGTCGGTGCTAGGTGAAATTATCGACTCATTAAAGAAAGTCTATCCATCCTTTTCCTATCTTCTGTTTCTCTCACAGGATCATAAAGGCTACGATGGCTTACCCATTAAAGAATTTAATTATACAAATAATAACATAGCGATTATGCAGTCCTATGTGACTGGAACCATTCAATTTGAAGTGTCTGTCACCGAGCGACAAGCAATCTTATACGCACCGTTAAAAGGAAAACAAGGTGTCTATGGAGTCCTGCAGGTAACATCACCTAATACGCTTGTTTTTCCAAAAAATGAAGTTGAATTTATTACTCTTCTAGCAAATACTGCTGGAGGAGCTATTGAGAATGCTCAGCTGTATGAACAGTCTAAGCGCTTAATTTCAGATTTACAACTGATTAATGAAACGAGTCATCATCTAAATTCAAATCTTCGTCTGACTGAAACCATGGCTTACATGGCAGATCAAATTGTGAAATCTCTTAAGGCTGAAGAAGTTGGGTTTATCCAATTTAATGCCGAAGGTTCACAAAGACATATTCAACAAGGTAGTACTCGTTTCTTTTTTACAAAAGATGCCAAATCCTATATTGATTATTTCTATGAAAAAATACAATCAGAGCAAGATTCTTTATTTATCGGTGATTTAAAGCTGCCGAACGAAATGAAGCATGTGACGCTCTATAAGTCGGCAATGGCTGTACCGATGAGTCAATCTAACGTCTTAAATGGATTTGTCCTTGTTCTTCATCGAGATTCGTATGCTTTTTCATTTGATACATATAAGCTGTTTCTCTCTCTTATACATCATTCAACATTAGCGTTCACTAATACGCTTTTAAGAGAAAAGCTAGAAAGATTAGTGGTCACTGATCATTTAACAAAGCTGTATTCGCGTAAGTATTTGGATGAGCAGATTCATCAGTCAATGCAGTTTGATGAGGGAGCCGTCTTCATTTTAATTGATATTGATAATTTTAAAGTGGTGAATGATACGTATGGTCATCAAGTGGGAGATGAAGTAATTATTCAAGTGTCCAATGTGATTCATGATAATATACGTGGTACGGATATCGGAGCCCGCTGGGGTGGTGAGGAACTGGCTGTCTACCTCCCAAGAGTTCCACTTGAGACAGGCGTGAAAATTGCCGAGCGTTTAGTCCGAAAGGTAAGGGAATCAACCGATCCATCGGTCACGATTTCCTGCGGTGTGACCTGCTGGAAAAAGGAGGATGGGGATGATTATCGAAATCTATTTAAACGTGCCGATAATGCCCTCTACATGGCCAAGAAAACAGGTAAAAATAAAGTAGTGACCGAGCCCTGCTAA
- the refZ gene encoding forespore capture DNA-binding protein RefZ has protein sequence MMKKNSKEEIIQAAIFLFNTKGFQGTTVRDIAGKAKVNVANISYYFQNKNGLLEYCFTDYYENYLSEFEKGMSVLESDAYVCMQKVIENILHFQSENLHLTRFILRELSLDTQVVREMMSTYLTKERYLFSKILEHGMSRKEFKKVDIHFFIIQLKGLLSMPFLNSHYISEVLHILPHESYFADKYYLEVKKWLEGILIPSQVKRNYHVAPPTVNHVPIRRTNKVHAGGAGLRYILERH, from the coding sequence ATGATGAAAAAGAACTCGAAAGAGGAAATCATCCAAGCTGCTATTTTCTTATTTAATACGAAAGGATTTCAAGGAACAACGGTCAGAGATATTGCTGGTAAAGCTAAAGTGAATGTGGCGAATATATCCTATTATTTTCAAAATAAGAATGGTCTTTTAGAATATTGTTTTACTGATTATTATGAGAATTATTTAAGTGAGTTTGAAAAGGGGATGTCTGTCCTTGAGTCAGATGCCTATGTTTGTATGCAGAAGGTTATTGAAAATATACTTCATTTCCAAAGTGAAAATTTACATTTAACAAGGTTTATTCTCCGAGAGCTATCCTTGGATACACAGGTGGTTCGTGAAATGATGTCAACTTATTTGACGAAAGAGCGCTATCTGTTTTCAAAAATACTGGAGCATGGCATGTCACGGAAGGAATTTAAAAAAGTGGATATTCATTTTTTTATTATTCAATTAAAAGGCTTACTGTCGATGCCGTTTTTAAATAGCCATTATATCTCGGAAGTACTGCATATTCTGCCTCACGAAAGCTATTTTGCTGATAAATATTATCTTGAGGTTAAGAAATGGCTGGAAGGTATCCTGATTCCTTCTCAAGTGAAGAGAAACTATCATGTAGCGCCGCCTACGGTGAATCATGTTCCAATCCGAAGGACGAACAAAGTCCATGCAGGCGGCGCTGGTCTTCGCTATATATTAGAACGACACTAA
- the hisJ gene encoding histidinol-phosphatase HisJ: protein MVKKDGHIHTPFCPHGSKDSIEKYIERALSLGYTEISFTEHAPLPEGFIDTTPTQDSAMSWEDWEHYVEEVERVKQLYIGKIKINCGLEIDFIEGFEEETREALNKLGPKLDDAILSVHFIKQEERYDCLDYSPQNFEKMIAVYGSVEKIYQRYYNTVRLSVEADLGPYKPKRIGHITLVHKFQNRFPFHGNEKTAISPLLQEIKKAGYELDYNGAGTAKPLCREPYPPNWVIEEAMKLQIPLVYGSDAHQVKELGQGSEQLLVSF, encoded by the coding sequence ATGGTAAAAAAAGACGGTCATATACATACTCCATTTTGTCCGCATGGGTCAAAAGACAGCATAGAGAAATATATAGAAAGAGCCCTTTCTTTAGGATATACAGAAATTTCTTTTACAGAGCATGCACCACTCCCTGAGGGGTTTATTGATACAACACCTACACAGGACAGCGCTATGTCGTGGGAAGATTGGGAACATTACGTTGAAGAAGTCGAACGTGTTAAACAGCTATATATAGGGAAAATCAAAATTAATTGCGGTCTTGAAATTGATTTTATCGAGGGTTTCGAAGAAGAAACGCGAGAGGCACTTAATAAGCTAGGACCGAAGTTAGATGATGCCATTTTATCTGTTCATTTTATCAAACAAGAAGAAAGATATGATTGCTTAGATTACAGTCCACAGAACTTTGAGAAAATGATTGCAGTCTATGGCTCTGTCGAAAAAATCTACCAAAGGTACTACAATACTGTGCGATTATCTGTAGAAGCCGATTTAGGACCCTATAAACCAAAAAGAATCGGCCATATTACCCTTGTGCATAAATTCCAAAACCGCTTTCCCTTTCATGGAAATGAGAAAACGGCAATTTCCCCATTATTACAAGAAATAAAAAAGGCAGGTTATGAACTTGATTATAACGGGGCAGGTACAGCAAAGCCATTATGCCGAGAACCCTATCCTCCTAATTGGGTAATTGAAGAAGCAATGAAACTACAGATTCCACTTGTGTATGGGTCTGATGCCCATCAAGTAAAGGAACTGGGACAAGGAAGCGAACAACTGTTAGTGTCGTTCTAA
- the ezrA gene encoding septation ring formation regulator EzrA: MEYIIGGIAIVICIFLAGFFMKKKHYKETDRLEAWKIDITTRPVLDELQKVKQLNMNGETEERFERWRKTWDEIITVQLPDLEELLFDAEEHIDKYRFKKAKAVQAEISTVLGNVEAKMKELLDELQELVGSEEKNRTEIEELKEIYRESKKTLLAHRYSFGKMEKSLEKRLESVSNQFADFEEKTSNGNYLQAREIVMTIHDNLEKTKKDMQLIPNLLMECQSTIPSQLQELTEGYKEMLAEGYVLDHIEVEQEVERISQELAEIMIIIEEADMEEVQEKVGKWKESIDAVYDLLEKEVMAKHEIHQRDQEILEKLQSAKRMNSELNHELGHVQASYHLQDADLEVVTSLAKQLDQLFKRYELLEYKLDENLTAYSHLSKEMAGVKEMLDLLVVEQAAFSQKLQALRKDELAARDKVRELKKKVAETIRLISNSNIPGVSEEYKYLLEDAHDSIKDVMKKLEEKPLDIPVVQEFLELAVLTVDKVTKKTEELFEMVKLAEQVIQFGNRYRSRYKSVDKGLNEAERLFRSFEYKEAFELASATIEKVDPGAIKRLEDLLEV, translated from the coding sequence ATGGAATACATAATCGGGGGAATTGCAATCGTCATTTGTATATTCCTAGCGGGATTTTTTATGAAGAAAAAACATTATAAGGAAACAGATCGGCTCGAAGCGTGGAAGATAGACATTACCACTCGCCCTGTACTTGATGAGTTGCAAAAGGTAAAGCAATTAAATATGAACGGTGAAACAGAAGAACGGTTTGAACGCTGGCGAAAGACTTGGGATGAAATCATTACAGTTCAGCTGCCGGACCTTGAAGAGCTACTGTTTGATGCGGAAGAGCATATTGATAAATATCGCTTTAAAAAAGCAAAGGCTGTGCAAGCTGAAATCAGTACTGTTTTAGGAAATGTTGAAGCAAAAATGAAGGAACTTTTGGATGAATTACAGGAACTGGTAGGCAGCGAAGAAAAAAATCGGACTGAAATAGAGGAACTGAAGGAAATCTATCGTGAAAGCAAAAAAACACTTTTAGCCCACCGCTATTCCTTCGGCAAGATGGAGAAAAGTCTAGAAAAAAGGCTTGAGTCAGTATCAAATCAGTTTGCTGATTTTGAAGAAAAAACGAGTAACGGTAATTACTTACAAGCACGTGAAATTGTCATGACTATACACGATAATTTAGAAAAAACAAAGAAGGATATGCAGCTTATTCCTAATTTGCTAATGGAATGTCAATCAACCATTCCTTCCCAGCTTCAGGAGTTGACCGAAGGCTATAAAGAGATGCTTGCTGAAGGATATGTTCTAGACCATATTGAAGTCGAACAGGAAGTAGAAAGAATCTCTCAGGAATTAGCTGAAATAATGATCATCATCGAAGAAGCGGATATGGAAGAAGTTCAGGAAAAAGTGGGAAAATGGAAAGAAAGTATTGATGCTGTATATGATTTGCTGGAAAAAGAAGTAATGGCAAAGCATGAAATTCATCAGCGCGACCAGGAAATTTTAGAAAAGCTACAGTCAGCTAAAAGAATGAATAGTGAATTAAATCACGAACTTGGCCATGTTCAAGCTAGCTACCATCTACAAGATGCTGATTTAGAGGTTGTAACATCATTAGCCAAACAGTTAGATCAATTATTTAAACGCTATGAGCTGTTAGAATATAAGTTGGATGAGAATCTTACCGCTTATTCACATTTGAGCAAAGAAATGGCAGGCGTCAAAGAGATGTTGGATCTGCTTGTTGTTGAACAAGCTGCTTTCAGTCAAAAGCTACAGGCTCTACGTAAGGATGAATTGGCTGCACGTGATAAAGTAAGAGAGCTTAAGAAAAAGGTTGCCGAAACCATTCGTTTAATCTCTAACAGCAATATTCCTGGTGTGTCGGAGGAATATAAATATCTGTTAGAGGATGCACATGATAGCATTAAGGATGTAATGAAAAAGCTGGAAGAAAAGCCGTTGGATATACCTGTTGTGCAGGAGTTTTTAGAGTTGGCTGTACTGACGGTTGATAAGGTAACGAAAAAGACAGAGGAACTGTTTGAAATGGTTAAGCTTGCTGAGCAGGTAATCCAATTTGGAAATCGTTATCGAAGCAGATATAAATCTGTTGATAAAGGCTTAAACGAAGCAGAAAGGCTATTCCGTTCCTTCGAATATAAAGAAGCATTTGAGTTAGCTTCGGCTACCATTGAAAAGGTGGATCCGGGTGCAATCAAAAGACTAGAAGATCTGCTAGAAGTATAA
- a CDS encoding cysteine desulfurase family protein, whose translation MIYFDNSATTMPFQEVVDSFVKVSSEYFGNPSSLHNFGGLAEKLLSQARSQAARLLSVQQNEIYFTSGGTEGNNLAIKGYAFANKKEGGHLITTAIEHPSVRETMRQLESFGFDVTEVPVDSSGRVEVASLAKEIREDTILVSVMHVNNEVGTIQPIREIGQLLKQYPKIKFHVDYVQGVGKVPLNINECQIDLCTLSAHKFHGMKGTGILFIRDGVKINPLLNGGGQEKSLRSGTENVAGAVSLAKALRLIMEKQEKEASHLNRLSKQLRTGLANIDGAVVNTPDTGAAPHILNFSIPHMKSEVFVHALEEKEIYVSTTSACSSKQKTISGTLAAMGVSEDRAGSAIRLSLAYTNTMEEVNIVLSVIEETMEELRKVMK comes from the coding sequence ATGATTTATTTTGATAATAGTGCTACTACAATGCCGTTTCAGGAAGTGGTTGATTCCTTTGTTAAGGTATCATCGGAGTATTTTGGCAACCCGTCTTCGCTTCATAATTTTGGCGGACTGGCTGAAAAACTACTTAGTCAGGCAAGGTCTCAAGCAGCTAGACTCTTATCTGTTCAACAAAATGAGATTTATTTCACTTCCGGAGGAACAGAAGGAAATAATTTAGCTATAAAAGGATACGCGTTTGCCAATAAGAAAGAGGGAGGTCATCTTATTACAACCGCTATCGAGCATCCATCAGTTCGCGAGACTATGAGACAGCTTGAGAGCTTTGGTTTTGACGTTACTGAGGTTCCTGTTGATTCATCTGGAAGAGTTGAAGTTGCTAGCCTTGCGAAGGAAATCCGTGAAGATACGATACTCGTATCTGTTATGCATGTGAACAATGAGGTAGGAACGATACAGCCAATCAGGGAGATTGGTCAATTATTGAAGCAATACCCGAAAATAAAGTTTCATGTCGATTATGTACAGGGAGTTGGAAAGGTCCCATTAAATATCAATGAATGTCAGATTGATTTATGTACTCTTTCTGCTCATAAGTTCCATGGAATGAAAGGGACTGGTATCCTGTTTATTCGAGATGGTGTAAAGATTAATCCATTATTGAACGGAGGCGGGCAGGAAAAAAGTCTTAGAAGCGGTACGGAAAATGTGGCGGGAGCAGTCAGTTTAGCGAAGGCATTGCGATTAATTATGGAAAAACAGGAAAAGGAAGCTTCGCATTTAAACAGGCTATCAAAACAATTACGAACAGGTTTAGCTAACATAGATGGTGCTGTAGTCAATACGCCGGATACGGGAGCAGCACCGCATATACTAAATTTTTCAATTCCTCACATGAAATCAGAGGTCTTTGTTCATGCTCTGGAAGAAAAAGAGATCTATGTTTCGACGACATCCGCTTGTTCTTCGAAACAAAAAACGATCAGCGGCACGCTCGCTGCTATGGGAGTATCGGAAGACCGAGCCGGTAGTGCAATCCGCTTAAGTTTGGCTTATACTAATACAATGGAAGAAGTAAATATTGTACTTTCTGTTATAGAGGAAACGATGGAAGAGTTAAGAAAGGTAATGAAATAA
- the thiI gene encoding tRNA uracil 4-sulfurtransferase ThiI — protein MNYDRILIRYGELSTKGRNRSKFIEKLANSIRGTLHEFPKVAIKSTRDRTYVILNGEDGRQIVDRLKGVFGIQSFSPVIKTGKDIEEMKTAVLDLFKKVYSEGQTFKITTKRADKTYFMETNELNHVFGSYILQNVSNLTVNVKKPDINMQIEIRPEAAYISCETIQGAGGLPAGSSGKAMLMLSGGIDSPVAGFVSMKRGLELEGIHFFSPPFTSERAKQKVLDLSEKLASFSGHFRLHIVPFTEIQQLIQKQVPENYTMTTTRRLMLRIADKIREKQEALAIVTGESLGQVASQTLESMFAINDVTTTPILRPLIMMDKSDIVDIAKSIDTHEISIRPFEDCCTIFVPASPKTKPKRDKVVHYESYIDFEPYIDKAVANIETIDIRPQDNKVDEFEELF, from the coding sequence ATGAATTATGACCGTATTTTAATTCGCTATGGCGAGCTTTCAACAAAGGGAAGAAACCGCAGTAAATTTATTGAGAAATTAGCAAATAGTATAAGAGGTACCTTACATGAATTTCCTAAGGTGGCAATAAAAAGTACGAGGGATCGCACCTATGTCATCCTAAATGGAGAGGACGGGCGCCAAATTGTCGACCGCTTGAAGGGTGTCTTCGGAATCCAATCTTTCAGCCCTGTAATAAAAACGGGTAAGGATATTGAAGAAATGAAGACTGCTGTACTTGATCTATTTAAAAAGGTATACAGTGAAGGCCAGACATTTAAAATCACAACAAAACGGGCCGATAAAACTTACTTTATGGAAACAAATGAATTAAATCATGTCTTCGGCTCCTACATCTTGCAGAATGTCTCAAATTTAACAGTAAATGTTAAAAAACCGGATATTAATATGCAAATTGAAATCAGGCCAGAAGCAGCCTATATCTCCTGCGAAACAATCCAAGGTGCTGGAGGACTTCCGGCAGGATCAAGTGGAAAGGCAATGCTTATGCTTTCGGGTGGCATTGACAGTCCTGTAGCGGGATTTGTATCAATGAAACGAGGATTAGAACTAGAAGGGATTCATTTTTTTAGTCCTCCATTTACAAGTGAACGAGCTAAACAAAAAGTCCTTGATTTATCCGAGAAGCTAGCTTCCTTTAGTGGGCACTTTCGTCTTCATATTGTCCCGTTTACGGAGATTCAGCAATTAATTCAAAAACAGGTCCCGGAAAATTATACGATGACGACAACGCGTAGATTAATGCTAAGAATTGCAGATAAGATTCGAGAAAAACAGGAGGCGCTTGCTATTGTTACAGGCGAAAGCCTTGGACAGGTAGCTAGTCAAACGCTAGAAAGCATGTTTGCCATCAATGACGTGACCACTACTCCAATCCTCAGACCGCTAATCATGATGGATAAATCCGATATTGTTGATATAGCGAAGTCGATTGACACGCATGAAATATCGATTCGTCCATTTGAGGATTGCTGTACAATCTTTGTACCTGCCTCACCAAAAACAAAGCCAAAGCGGGATAAAGTTGTTCATTATGAAAGTTATATTGACTTTGAGCCCTATATTGATAAGGCAGTTGCCAATATCGAAACAATTGATATAAGACCGCAGGATAATAAAGTAGATGAATTTGAGGAGCTCTTTTAA